The following are encoded together in the Girardinichthys multiradiatus isolate DD_20200921_A chromosome X, DD_fGirMul_XY1, whole genome shotgun sequence genome:
- the cdr2a gene encoding cerebellar degeneration-related protein 2 isoform X1, whose translation MLTDIILEEDFEKKGESWYNQQDLEDDLHLAAELGKTLLDRNHDLEQALQQVYSTNQEQLQEIEYLTKQVELLRQMNDQHAKLYEQLDMAARDVEQSNQRLVQDNRMAQTKINSLTETIEGLQTLIEDLQTQMDELKAAQTERNKRELAEQRRGFGAQSVSCLKELYDLQRDRYLTHSDGLWLPQSFLCDAESPDPKEENQALQRSIQTLQRQIATERSRREAAEQEIEFTSRENLGLEQRLVQLEGCWARQTELEEEVEQLRLLWRATSSVRRPEQLLLPETVFFASEEKQSEAEETSEKEKEQTKQSRQRCNSDSVLKATNTDELRRGHEQLCIRRAEAVKQRGISLLNEVDAQYSALQVKYEELLQCYHQATDGLSHKAVQTSSGSFANARARRHLSNSAAPSDLKVLPEDNQQPEYKVLFKEIFTRIQKTKDDISENRHPAHDSDSAE comes from the exons ATGTTGACAGACATTATTTTGGAAGAAGACTTTGAGAAGAAAGGGGAGTCCTGGTACAACCAGCAGGACCTTGAAGACG ATCTCCATCTCGCAGCAGAGCTGGGCAAAACTCTCCTGGACAGGAACCATGACTTGGAGCAGGCCCTGCAGCAGGTGTATTCTACCAACCAGGAGCAGCTGCAGGAGATCGAG TACCTGACCAAACAGGTGGAGCTGCTACGTCAGATGAATGACCAACATGCCAAACTGTACGAGCAGCTGGACATGGCCGCCAGGGATGTGGAGCAAAGCAACCAAAGGCTGGTGCAGGACAACCGTATGGCCCAAACCAAGATCAACAG TTTAACAGAGACTATTGAAGGCCTTCAGACCCTCATAGAGGACCTGCAGACCCAgatggatgagctaaaggcggCTCAGACCGAGCGAAACAAGAGGGAACTGGCAGAGCAGCGGCGTGGCTTTGGAGCGCAGAGTGTGTCCTGTCTCAAGGAGCTGTATGACCTCCAGCGGGACAG GTATCTGACTCACAGTGATGGACTGTGGTTGCCTCAGAGCTTCCTCTGTGACGCAGAGAGCCCAGACCCGAAGGAGGAGAACCAGGCTCTCCAGCGTTCCATCCAAACCCTTCAGAGACAGATCGCCACAGAGCGAAGCCGAAGGGAGGCTGCAGAGCAAGAGATCGAGTTCACATCCAGGGAGAACTTGGGTCTTGAGCAGCGGCTGGTCCAGCTGGAGGGCTGCTGGGCCCGACAGACGGAGCTGGAAGAGGAGGTGGAGCAGCTGCGGCTTCTGTGGCGTGCCACCAG CAGTGTCAGAAGACCGGAGCAGCTGCTGTTGCCTGAAACGGTGTTTTTTGCCTCTGAAGAAAAGCAGAGTGAAGCAGAGGAGACATCAGAGAAGGAAAAGGAGCAGACAAAGCAAAGCCGACAGAGGTGTAACAGTGACAGTGTTTTGAAGGCCACAAACACGGATGAGCTTCGCCGTGGTCATGAGCAGCTGTGCATCAGGCGGGCAGAGGCAGTGAAACAGCGAGGCATCTCTCTGCTCAACGAAGTGGACGCACAGTATAGCGCCCTCCAG GTAAAATACGAGGAGCTGCTGCAGTGTTACCATCAAGCAACAGACGGACTGAGCCATAaagctgtccagacctccagcgGTTCCTTCGCCAACGCCAGGGCACGCCGCCACCTCTCCAACTCAGCTGCACCGTCCGATTTAAAGGTTCTTCCTGAAGATAACCAGCAGCCCGAGTACAAAGTTCTGTTCAAGGAGATCTTCACCCGCATCCAAAAGACAAAGGACGACATCAGCGAGAACAGGCACCCGGCACATGACAGCGATTCTGCAGAATGA
- the cdr2a gene encoding cerebellar degeneration-related protein 2 isoform X2 — MLTDIILEEDFEKKGESWYNQQDLEDDLHLAAELGKTLLDRNHDLEQALQQVYSTNQEQLQEIEYLTKQVELLRQMNDQHAKLYEQLDMAARDVEQSNQRLVQDNRMAQTKINSLTETIEGLQTLIEDLQTQMDELKAAQTERNKRELAEQRRGFGAQSVSCLKELYDLQRDRYLTHSDGLWLPQSFLCDAESPDPKEENQALQRSIQTLQRQIATERSRREAAEQEIEFTSRENLGLEQRLVQLEGCWARQTELEEEVEQLRLLWRATSVRRPEQLLLPETVFFASEEKQSEAEETSEKEKEQTKQSRQRCNSDSVLKATNTDELRRGHEQLCIRRAEAVKQRGISLLNEVDAQYSALQVKYEELLQCYHQATDGLSHKAVQTSSGSFANARARRHLSNSAAPSDLKVLPEDNQQPEYKVLFKEIFTRIQKTKDDISENRHPAHDSDSAE; from the exons ATGTTGACAGACATTATTTTGGAAGAAGACTTTGAGAAGAAAGGGGAGTCCTGGTACAACCAGCAGGACCTTGAAGACG ATCTCCATCTCGCAGCAGAGCTGGGCAAAACTCTCCTGGACAGGAACCATGACTTGGAGCAGGCCCTGCAGCAGGTGTATTCTACCAACCAGGAGCAGCTGCAGGAGATCGAG TACCTGACCAAACAGGTGGAGCTGCTACGTCAGATGAATGACCAACATGCCAAACTGTACGAGCAGCTGGACATGGCCGCCAGGGATGTGGAGCAAAGCAACCAAAGGCTGGTGCAGGACAACCGTATGGCCCAAACCAAGATCAACAG TTTAACAGAGACTATTGAAGGCCTTCAGACCCTCATAGAGGACCTGCAGACCCAgatggatgagctaaaggcggCTCAGACCGAGCGAAACAAGAGGGAACTGGCAGAGCAGCGGCGTGGCTTTGGAGCGCAGAGTGTGTCCTGTCTCAAGGAGCTGTATGACCTCCAGCGGGACAG GTATCTGACTCACAGTGATGGACTGTGGTTGCCTCAGAGCTTCCTCTGTGACGCAGAGAGCCCAGACCCGAAGGAGGAGAACCAGGCTCTCCAGCGTTCCATCCAAACCCTTCAGAGACAGATCGCCACAGAGCGAAGCCGAAGGGAGGCTGCAGAGCAAGAGATCGAGTTCACATCCAGGGAGAACTTGGGTCTTGAGCAGCGGCTGGTCCAGCTGGAGGGCTGCTGGGCCCGACAGACGGAGCTGGAAGAGGAGGTGGAGCAGCTGCGGCTTCTGTGGCGTGCCACCAG TGTCAGAAGACCGGAGCAGCTGCTGTTGCCTGAAACGGTGTTTTTTGCCTCTGAAGAAAAGCAGAGTGAAGCAGAGGAGACATCAGAGAAGGAAAAGGAGCAGACAAAGCAAAGCCGACAGAGGTGTAACAGTGACAGTGTTTTGAAGGCCACAAACACGGATGAGCTTCGCCGTGGTCATGAGCAGCTGTGCATCAGGCGGGCAGAGGCAGTGAAACAGCGAGGCATCTCTCTGCTCAACGAAGTGGACGCACAGTATAGCGCCCTCCAG GTAAAATACGAGGAGCTGCTGCAGTGTTACCATCAAGCAACAGACGGACTGAGCCATAaagctgtccagacctccagcgGTTCCTTCGCCAACGCCAGGGCACGCCGCCACCTCTCCAACTCAGCTGCACCGTCCGATTTAAAGGTTCTTCCTGAAGATAACCAGCAGCCCGAGTACAAAGTTCTGTTCAAGGAGATCTTCACCCGCATCCAAAAGACAAAGGACGACATCAGCGAGAACAGGCACCCGGCACATGACAGCGATTCTGCAGAATGA
- the mfsd13al gene encoding transmembrane protein 180-like, giving the protein MVRQWMNFGINHAAFAYAMTTLGSAMINNIFSFYYVKLFLNKYNIAEGAFHQSQVVYMVWNAINDPLFGYLQDNSRVPCCSQRRLSILYGAPLYSLAFLIAWFPWRTYSPDDWLNGLHLTVALCAFDALLTFVLLAQCALFAEISSHHQNRLRLIKYSQVASLIGSSSVLFCGMVSTNMENFEAFQAFTVLIAVISCICMMYTGMYSESRFDSKIIESDVHGCANQVAGKTACSIFMLKSLTWQILTNKDFQLFVMMNFFQVFMLAFFNNFTMIFTEHLIPPDALPSLAKSFMYGAGFILPQLLVLSSQSLLHSIGYYRIILFTFIFEAGMAALMLALGPQRYYFLAFFLTINMVIIQAAFSLFGLPLADIIDIDLQKYKRSSPLSSMVFGTNALFTKPAQSLAPMIVLNILNHFGYEELKDVAQESNQSALESLHSVMFYLVCLVPMCVAVLQVLAWRPFSIRNSHTVDLKYIDT; this is encoded by the exons ATGGTCCGACAATGGATGAATTTTGGGATCAACCATGCAGCTTTTGCATATGCCATGACTACACTGGGGTCAGCCATGATCAACAATATTTTTAGCTTCTACTACGTCAAACTCTTTTTGAACAAGTACAATATAGCTGAAGGAGCTTTCCACCAATCACaa GTGGTGTACATGGTGTGGAACGCCATCAATGACCCTCTGTTTGGTTACTTGCAAGATAACTCCAGAGTGCCTTGCTGCTCTCAGCGACGTCTCTCCATTCTGTACGGTGCTCCTCTCTACTCGCTGGCCTTTCTCATTGCCTGGTTCCCGTGGCGCACCTACTCCCCTGATGACTGGTTGAATGGCTTACACCTGACAGTGGCGCTGTGTGCCTTTGATGCCTTGCTGACTTTTGTGTTGCTGGCACAATGTGCCTTATTTGCAGAGATTTCCAGCCACCATCAGAATCGTTTAAGACTTATAAAATACAGTCAG GTGGCTTCTCTCATTGGGTCCTCCAGCGTTCTGTTCTGTGGCATGGTGTCCACAAACATGGAAAACTTCGAAGCTTTCCAGGCATTCACGGTGCTGATTGCTGTAATAAGCTGCATCTGCATGATGTACACTGGCATGTACAGTGAAAGCCGCTTTGATTCTAAAATAATTGAGTCAGATGTTCATGGGTGTGCCAACCAGGTGGCAGGTAAAACGGCGTGCTCCATCTTCATGTTGAAGTCGTTGACATGGCAGATTCTCACCAACAAGGACTTTCAGCTGTTTGTGATGATGAACTTCTTTCAGGTGTTTATGTTGGCTTTCTTTAATAATTTCACCATGATATTCACGGAGCACCTGATTCCTCCAGATGCACTTCCGTCACTAGCCAAGAGCTTTATGTATGGAGCGGGATTCATCTTACCACAG CTTTTAGTTCTGAGTAGTCAGAGTCTGCTGCATAGCATTGGCTACTACAGGATCATCCTCTTTACCTTTATCTTTGAGGCTGGAATGGCAGCCCTCATGCTTGCACTTGGACCTCAACGTTACTACTTCTTGGCCTTTTTCCTCACTATAAATAT GGTTATAATTCAAGCAGCCTTCAGTCTCTTTGGCTTGCCTCTGGCTGACATTATTGACATAGATCTGCAGAAATACAAGCGCAG CTCTCCTCTCTCCTCTATGGTGTTTGGAACAAATGCTCTGTTCACCAAGCCAGCTCAGTCTTTGGCTCCGATGATAGTCCTTAATATCCTGAACCACTTTGGATATGAGGAGCTGAAGGATGTGGCCCAGGAGTCAAATCAAAG TGCTTTGGAAAGCCTCCACAGTGTAATGTTCTACTTGGTCTGCCTGGTTCCCATGTGTGTTGCTGTTCTGCAGGTTCTGGCTTGGAGGCCGTTTTCCATCCGCAACAGTCACACTGTTGACCTCAAGTACATTGACACCTAA
- the LOC124863284 gene encoding immunoglobulin superfamily member 6-like, with the protein MLSDICHRPIQEIIRSLTSFQATDMKRLFWLPFLLVHLARTGSTQKSESCLLQPKVMWNKIGKKAVLSCMVNSNCTAAHLQFKWFVVKEGSHEHLKLTERHSLNIESLEIKSLNVSDTGIYLCAAEETKGAECCLPFVGEGTALIVGERAKSRVRNLLLWLSFTLLAIYSLALVALIIVRKHGCNLTFSKKTSKTQTDSLMNKTQFRDVLQELHSRRNLNKRKQSTSGNGTQVEAVSVDVNIPTDDIYQNV; encoded by the exons ATGTTGTCAGACATTTGTCATCGCCCTATTCAGGAAATCATAAGATCACTCACAAGCTTTCAAGCTACAGACATGAAGCGGTTGTTTTGGCTGCCTTTCCTGCTCGTCCACCTGGCCAGGACAG GAAGCACACAAAAATCAGAGAGCTGCTTGTTGCAGCCCAAAGTGATGTGgaacaaaataggaaaaaaagctGTTCTAAGTTGTATGGTTAATTCAAACTGTACAGCTGCACACCTGCAGTTCAAATGGTTTGTGGTCAAAGAAGGTTCCCATGAGCATCTTAAATTGACTGAAAGGCACAGTCTGAATATAGAGTCTTTGGAAATTAAATCACTTAATGTCAGCGACACTGGGATCTACCTCTGCGCTGCAGAAGAAACAAAAGGAGCAGAATGCTGCCTACCCTTTGTAGGAGAGGGAACAGCTCTTATAGTGGGAG AAAGAGCTAAATCAAGGGTGAGGAACCTCCTATTGTGGTTATCATTTACCCTCTTGGCCATCTATAGCTTGGCTTTAGTGGCACTTATCATTGTAAGGAAG CATGGCTGTAACCTGACCTTCAGCAAAAAGACATCTAAAACTCAAACG GATAGCTTAATGAACAAAACACAGTTCAGAGATGTCCTGCAAGAACTCCACAGCAGGCGGAATTTgaacaaaaggaaacaaagtACAAGCGGAAATGGTACCCAAGTTGAG GCAGTAAGTGTTGACGTCAACATCCCTACCGATGACATCTACCAAAATGTCTAA